In Bacillus sp. SB49, a single window of DNA contains:
- a CDS encoding M3 family oligoendopeptidase, with the protein MEEFRYPERWEINSIFDASSDSTVIHNHLKEINQEVTKLEVLIGNMEYFEGGGYSVHLKKTIQIVEKTKADLSQLSSFLTCRSAENTQDQQVFGWKGKFYKLSVKFNSLVRKVQKWVANLNDESWNEISRNEDLKHYQFILKEWRRQEQKGLPEREEKTIELLLEDGYHAWGDLYKSLVAEIRLKINMNGTSEELSIAQTRNLRSHPKEDLRRDSYFTLNNTWKNNSTTISTIINRIAGVRRTINDLRGESELHKSLRNNRIKERTLDAMWNVVNQNKQPFVRYLNQKSKLLGNNSMRAYDFWAPVNKEVQSINYQDGIEFILNHFRTHSPELEAFSRKAIQQNWVEVEDRANKAGYAFCAGFPSSGESRIFMTYGGRITDTLTLAHELGHAFHNHAMRDVNYLNRDYPMTLAETASTYSEMIVLNAALKEAESQAQKLFLIDEKLKRSVMNFMEIHSRFLFEKNLYKERQHGYVTVGQLNKMMRESLEEGYQGSMDDLSEYSWASTPHFYHTKSPFYNFPYTFGYLLAMGIYEKVEQEGSDFETKYISLLRDSGRMNVEDLVMKHLGEDITKEDFWEIGMRRCVQDVEEYIKVSEQLFSHP; encoded by the coding sequence ATGGAGGAATTCAGGTATCCAGAAAGATGGGAAATCAACTCAATTTTTGATGCTTCTTCAGATTCAACTGTTATACATAATCATTTAAAGGAGATAAATCAGGAAGTAACGAAGTTAGAGGTTCTTATTGGAAATATGGAATATTTTGAGGGTGGGGGCTATTCAGTTCACTTAAAGAAAACTATTCAAATAGTTGAAAAAACAAAAGCTGATTTATCACAGCTTTCTTCTTTCTTGACTTGTCGAAGTGCAGAAAATACCCAGGATCAACAAGTCTTTGGCTGGAAAGGAAAGTTTTATAAGTTAAGTGTGAAGTTTAATTCGTTAGTCCGTAAAGTACAAAAGTGGGTTGCTAATTTGAATGATGAGTCATGGAACGAAATTTCAAGAAACGAAGATTTAAAGCATTATCAATTCATACTTAAAGAATGGCGTCGGCAAGAACAAAAGGGATTACCTGAAAGAGAAGAAAAGACCATTGAATTACTGCTTGAAGATGGATATCACGCCTGGGGAGATTTGTATAAATCATTAGTAGCTGAAATAAGGCTTAAGATAAATATGAATGGAACTAGCGAGGAACTATCTATTGCCCAAACTAGAAATTTGCGCTCCCATCCTAAAGAGGATCTCCGTAGGGACTCTTATTTTACACTTAATAACACCTGGAAAAATAATTCAACAACTATTTCTACTATTATTAACCGAATTGCTGGTGTTCGGAGAACTATTAATGATCTGAGAGGGGAAAGCGAATTACATAAATCTCTAAGGAATAACAGAATAAAAGAGAGAACATTAGATGCCATGTGGAATGTGGTTAATCAGAATAAACAGCCTTTTGTTCGTTACTTAAATCAAAAATCAAAATTGCTAGGTAATAATTCTATGCGGGCCTATGATTTTTGGGCCCCAGTAAATAAAGAAGTTCAGTCAATCAATTACCAGGATGGTATAGAATTTATTTTAAATCACTTTCGAACACATAGTCCTGAATTAGAAGCGTTCTCTCGAAAAGCAATTCAACAAAATTGGGTAGAAGTAGAGGATCGTGCCAATAAGGCTGGTTATGCTTTCTGTGCTGGATTCCCTTCGTCGGGAGAGTCAAGGATTTTCATGACCTATGGTGGTCGTATTACTGATACACTTACTCTAGCTCATGAGTTAGGGCATGCTTTCCATAATCATGCTATGAGAGACGTGAACTATTTGAACAGAGATTATCCAATGACTTTAGCTGAGACAGCTTCAACTTACTCAGAAATGATTGTATTAAACGCGGCATTAAAAGAAGCAGAGTCACAGGCTCAAAAGTTATTTTTGATAGATGAAAAACTTAAGCGAAGTGTTATGAACTTTATGGAGATTCATTCAAGATTTTTATTTGAGAAAAATCTATACAAAGAGAGACAACACGGCTATGTTACTGTAGGTCAGTTAAATAAAATGATGAGAGAGTCTTTGGAGGAAGGGTATCAAGGATCTATGGACGACTTATCTGAATATTCCTGGGCTTCAACCCCACACTTTTATCACACAAAAAGTCCTTTTTATAACTTTCCTTACACGTTCGGGTATTTGTTGGCTATGGGCATCTACGAAAAAGTAGAGCAAGAAGGGTCAGATTTTGAAACTAAGTACATATCTCTTCTTAGGGATTCTGGCCGGATGAATGTAGAAGACTTGGTCATGAAGCATTTAGGAGAAGATATTACAAAAGAAGACTTCTGGGAGATAGGTATGCGTCGATGTGTTCAGGATGTTGAAGAATACATAAAAGTAAGTGAACAACTGTTTAGTCATCCATGA
- a CDS encoding DinB family protein, with translation MEAKIEPLKGFTPQIGHLVSQMNYVRKTTFEAVSGLTTSELDFLPSNDGNSIGALLLHIAAVEKGFQIEIFEGRRPNNQEMLEWGSPYNLGEKGRRDIKGYPLKFYITKLEEVRHKTLQKLATLTDDWLYENRLWDNYSSNNYFIWFHVFEDEINHRGQIRMIRKMLPQE, from the coding sequence TTGGAAGCTAAAATAGAGCCATTAAAGGGATTTACTCCACAAATCGGTCACCTAGTATCGCAAATGAATTATGTGAGAAAAACAACGTTTGAAGCTGTATCAGGACTAACAACCTCTGAATTGGATTTTTTACCAAGTAACGATGGGAATAGTATTGGAGCCCTCTTATTACATATAGCTGCTGTAGAGAAAGGATTTCAAATAGAAATCTTTGAGGGTCGAAGACCAAACAATCAGGAAATGTTGGAATGGGGGTCTCCTTATAATCTTGGCGAAAAAGGAAGAAGAGACATTAAAGGATATCCATTAAAATTTTATATCACAAAACTTGAAGAAGTAAGACATAAAACACTTCAGAAATTGGCAACGTTGACTGATGATTGGTTATATGAAAACAGACTATGGGACAATTACTCCTCTAACAACTACTTCATTTGGTTTCACGTTTTTGAAGATGAAATCAATCATAGAGGGCAAATAAGAATGATTAGAAAAATGTTGCCACAAGAATAG
- a CDS encoding tetratricopeptide repeat protein, producing the protein MKEIIKLIEDKEFKTAREKLLPLVRESTKNAELNYYSAVSHDALGMEREAIPFYEAALSYGINGELRERTYVQLGSSLRCIGEYQKSKAILEEGEIEYPDNLAIKAFLAIVMYNLNEEENSVRSLLETLVKTSSDPWINSYRKAIDFYSGKLNQTW; encoded by the coding sequence TTGAAAGAGATAATCAAATTAATTGAAGATAAAGAATTTAAAACAGCTCGTGAAAAACTTCTCCCATTAGTTAGAGAAAGTACGAAAAATGCGGAACTAAACTATTACAGTGCAGTTTCACATGATGCTTTAGGTATGGAGCGAGAAGCTATACCTTTCTACGAAGCAGCTCTTTCTTATGGGATAAATGGAGAGTTGCGTGAGCGTACATATGTACAATTGGGTAGTAGTTTGAGGTGTATTGGTGAATACCAAAAAAGTAAGGCTATATTAGAAGAAGGAGAAATCGAATATCCAGATAATCTAGCGATAAAAGCCTTCTTGGCCATTGTTATGTACAATTTAAACGAAGAAGAAAATTCAGTTAGAAGTTTGTTGGAAACATTAGTTAAAACATCGTCCGATCCATGGATTAATAGCTACAGAAAAGCTATAGATTTCTATTCCGGCAAACTAAATCAAACATGGTGA
- a CDS encoding DinB family protein — MNSIDLVILNLNEVRRRSLKVWKSIPEEAYNWRPDINAMSCLEMIRHVLESEHYYHLAIKNQGSVPDFESPFTNRPLISPEEEVDFSQSLRDEFIKTIHTFSENDLSNIQIDRSNVGYIRELGDMLLRIAYHESIHTGQLLDYLRSAGVERADIWD; from the coding sequence TTGAATTCAATTGATTTGGTTATTTTAAATTTAAACGAAGTTAGAAGAAGAAGTCTCAAAGTGTGGAAGTCAATTCCTGAAGAAGCCTATAACTGGCGTCCAGATATCAACGCCATGTCATGCTTAGAAATGATTCGTCATGTATTGGAGTCAGAACATTATTACCATTTAGCTATAAAGAATCAGGGTAGCGTTCCTGACTTTGAGTCACCGTTTACAAATCGTCCGTTAATATCTCCGGAGGAAGAAGTCGACTTTTCACAGTCTCTGAGGGATGAATTTATTAAGACCATCCACACATTCAGTGAAAATGATTTATCAAACATACAGATAGATCGATCCAATGTCGGGTACATCCGAGAACTAGGAGATATGCTATTGAGAATTGCTTATCACGAATCTATACATACTGGTCAACTCTTAGATTACTTAAGGTCTGCTGGTGTTGAAAGAGCTGACATATGGGACTGA
- a CDS encoding GNAT family N-acetyltransferase yields MIKVVLMLQIYFRTNRLIARQLKLSDLEQFHTMQSNIKVMKYTLGRTKTKEENAAELKNIISEYTLSEPNKIVMGLSEVSDVTCTLIGTCAITSLDEEFNEVGYRLLEESWGNGYGREILEGLLTYCFDDLKVKKVKAEVEKENIYSVRILESSLLNYVREYYEGDNLVRLYVIEKD; encoded by the coding sequence ATGATAAAGGTTGTGCTAATGTTGCAAATATATTTTCGAACTAATCGTTTAATTGCAAGACAACTAAAACTTAGTGACCTCGAACAATTTCATACGATGCAAAGCAATATAAAAGTTATGAAATATACATTGGGAAGAACAAAAACAAAAGAAGAAAATGCTGCTGAATTAAAAAACATCATCAGTGAGTATACGCTGAGTGAACCGAACAAAATTGTTATGGGGTTGTCTGAAGTATCAGATGTAACTTGTACTTTAATAGGTACCTGCGCTATTACATCGCTTGATGAAGAGTTTAATGAGGTGGGGTACAGGTTGTTGGAAGAAAGTTGGGGAAATGGGTATGGACGTGAAATTCTGGAAGGTCTTTTGACATATTGCTTCGACGATTTGAAGGTAAAGAAAGTGAAGGCAGAAGTCGAAAAAGAAAATATCTACTCTGTTCGTATACTGGAGAGTTCTCTTTTGAATTATGTTAGAGAATACTATGAAGGGGATAATCTTGTACGCCTTTATGTCATAGAAAAGGATTGA
- a CDS encoding HD domain-containing protein, with translation MYIRDCIYGESEVDGVLERLINSAPVQRLKGVHQAGAAYLVEETWDVSRFEHSIGVMLLIRKLGGSVEEQIAGLLHDVSHTAFSHVVDTVFDNRAEDYHEQIFDSVVRHSEIPDILETYGYCCEDLLDDSRWTLLERPSPELCADRVDYTLRDMYRYGKITKEEVERFLEELVVVDGSMYVSSVDAGEWFVETYYKEVIDFFLDPLNIYSYDRLAEVLKLAMGEGILTTDDFLLEDEAVIRKIKKAGDSKILQMLATLHSDVEVVIDEVDYHIHRVNKIRLIDPSVWKGAKLTPVSDLSFNVRQRNEDAEKRARRGTFVRVLSA, from the coding sequence GTGTACATAAGGGATTGCATTTACGGAGAATCGGAAGTGGACGGAGTGTTGGAGCGACTGATCAACAGTGCGCCGGTGCAGCGTTTGAAAGGGGTCCATCAGGCAGGAGCCGCCTATCTGGTGGAAGAAACGTGGGACGTCAGCCGGTTCGAACATTCGATTGGAGTCATGCTTCTGATCCGGAAGCTTGGAGGATCGGTGGAAGAACAGATCGCAGGACTCCTGCATGACGTATCGCACACGGCTTTTTCCCATGTGGTCGATACCGTGTTTGATAATAGAGCAGAGGACTACCATGAACAAATTTTCGATTCAGTCGTCCGGCATTCCGAAATTCCTGACATTTTGGAAACGTACGGATATTGCTGCGAAGATCTTCTGGACGACAGCAGGTGGACGCTGCTGGAGCGGCCTTCGCCTGAACTGTGCGCTGACCGCGTCGATTACACGCTCCGTGATATGTACCGCTACGGTAAGATCACGAAAGAAGAGGTAGAGAGGTTTCTTGAAGAGCTTGTAGTAGTGGACGGAAGTATGTATGTCTCCTCCGTGGATGCCGGTGAGTGGTTTGTCGAGACGTACTATAAGGAAGTCATCGACTTTTTCCTTGATCCGTTGAACATCTACAGCTACGACCGGCTTGCGGAAGTGTTGAAGCTCGCTATGGGTGAAGGGATTTTAACGACAGACGATTTTCTTCTGGAGGATGAGGCAGTAATAAGAAAGATCAAAAAAGCAGGAGACAGCAAAATTCTTCAGATGCTGGCTACTCTCCATTCCGATGTGGAGGTAGTGATCGATGAAGTGGACTATCATATCCACCGGGTGAACAAGATCAGGCTGATCGATCCTTCTGTGTGGAAGGGAGCAAAGCTCACCCCGGTTTCGGATCTTTCCTTCAACGTGAGGCAAAGGAATGAGGATGCGGAAAAGAGGGCGAGGAGAGGGACGTTTGTCCGTGTTTTATCTGCTTAG
- a CDS encoding alpha/beta hydrolase, with translation MKTNRQQSFTGLQREAVALVENKQCDAALELLEEGKVQYPERLDRIGHWKAGIYMLLGKKDRAVTELQQVLDQGVWWNPSLLEQDEELAPLQGSKEFQRILSQCAERFEEADRAASAELETTGNPEADVAIVGLHWKGSNAADFAAQWSDPVILARYFFGFVQSSQVFSKDIYHWDDPDTAAADVTSMYQRFYQSFPTEKKRILAAGASQGGKTVIELLLQNKLPEVESFLAFVPSFTDVDKLAALFGDQDVSDVKGCVITGDEDPFYEETKKVVELLQSKGADCRLMVIEGMGHRLPDELAENLQEVVDYLE, from the coding sequence ATGAAGACGAATCGACAGCAATCTTTTACGGGGCTTCAGCGGGAGGCCGTCGCACTCGTTGAGAATAAGCAATGCGATGCAGCGCTTGAACTTCTGGAGGAAGGAAAGGTGCAATATCCGGAGCGCCTGGACAGGATTGGTCATTGGAAAGCGGGCATCTACATGCTTTTGGGGAAGAAGGACAGGGCTGTCACAGAGCTTCAGCAGGTGCTTGATCAAGGAGTATGGTGGAATCCGTCCTTGCTGGAACAGGATGAGGAACTTGCCCCATTGCAGGGATCCAAGGAATTTCAGCGTATCCTGAGTCAGTGCGCCGAGCGGTTTGAAGAAGCTGATCGCGCAGCCAGCGCGGAGCTTGAAACGACAGGTAATCCGGAAGCGGATGTTGCTATAGTTGGCCTGCATTGGAAAGGCTCCAACGCGGCTGACTTTGCAGCTCAATGGAGCGACCCGGTGATTCTCGCGCGTTATTTCTTCGGCTTCGTTCAGTCCTCGCAGGTATTCAGCAAAGATATCTACCACTGGGACGATCCAGATACGGCTGCGGCCGATGTTACGTCTATGTATCAGCGTTTCTATCAAAGCTTTCCAACAGAGAAAAAGCGGATTCTCGCGGCGGGCGCCTCCCAGGGAGGAAAGACCGTCATCGAACTGCTTCTCCAAAACAAGCTGCCTGAAGTCGAAAGCTTCCTCGCTTTTGTTCCGTCGTTTACAGATGTGGACAAGCTTGCAGCACTTTTCGGGGATCAGGATGTATCGGACGTGAAAGGGTGCGTCATTACGGGGGATGAAGATCCTTTTTATGAGGAGACGAAGAAAGTGGTCGAACTTCTTCAGTCCAAGGGAGCTGACTGCAGGTTGATGGTCATCGAAGGGATGGGGCATAGGCTCCCGGATGAACTGGCCGAAAACCTGCAGGAGGTTGTAGATTATTTAGAATAA
- a CDS encoding GNAT family N-acetyltransferase: MMEGSRLYLRPIEDQDIDGICHSVQDEEARYMTGTRRTFTKKEIIDRYRKFREDSARRDFAICLREGDRVVGDLAIVDIDQNNRKAGFRISLHAGAYQNKGYGTEAVKLAVRYTFEELELNRLELEVYSHNIRGIKAYEKAGFQKEGVCRQALFWNGRYSDEILMAVLKDEYVG; encoded by the coding sequence ATGATGGAAGGCAGTCGTCTGTATCTGCGTCCCATCGAAGATCAGGACATCGATGGAATCTGTCATTCTGTCCAGGATGAAGAGGCCCGCTATATGACAGGGACACGGCGGACATTCACGAAGAAAGAAATCATTGACAGGTACCGGAAGTTTCGGGAGGACTCTGCGAGACGTGATTTCGCGATCTGTCTTCGTGAAGGTGACAGGGTGGTTGGAGACCTGGCGATTGTGGATATCGATCAGAATAATCGTAAGGCCGGTTTTCGAATTTCGCTTCACGCCGGAGCCTATCAAAATAAGGGGTATGGGACAGAAGCGGTGAAGCTGGCCGTTCGGTATACGTTCGAAGAATTGGAGCTGAACCGGCTGGAGCTTGAGGTTTATTCGCATAATATCCGAGGTATTAAAGCCTACGAGAAAGCGGGGTTTCAAAAGGAAGGGGTGTGCAGGCAGGCGCTGTTTTGGAATGGCCGCTATTCGGATGAAATACTGATGGCGGTCCTGAAAGACGAATATGTCGGCTGA
- a CDS encoding DUF4256 domain-containing protein — protein sequence MSRHVSQDEKAELYAKWKDRFDTNAERHPGLGWEHIEKKLEADESKLWSLREMERTGGEPDVVGYEEETDRYLFCDCSPESPKGRRSVCYDRAALESRKKYKPETSAVDMAEEMGVELLTEEEYRSLQKLGEFDKKTSSWVQTPADIRSLGGALFCDYRYGTVFLYHNGAESYYAARGFRCRLHV from the coding sequence ATGTCCAGACACGTATCACAGGATGAGAAGGCGGAGCTTTATGCGAAATGGAAGGATCGCTTTGATACAAATGCCGAGCGTCACCCGGGCCTTGGGTGGGAACATATCGAGAAAAAGCTCGAAGCGGATGAATCGAAGCTGTGGTCGCTTCGTGAAATGGAGCGCACCGGAGGGGAGCCGGATGTCGTCGGTTATGAAGAAGAGACAGATCGGTATCTTTTCTGTGACTGTTCGCCGGAGAGCCCTAAGGGCAGACGAAGCGTCTGTTACGACAGGGCGGCGCTCGAATCGAGGAAGAAATATAAGCCGGAAACGAGTGCCGTGGATATGGCGGAAGAAATGGGCGTCGAGCTGCTGACGGAAGAGGAATACCGCTCGCTGCAGAAGCTCGGGGAATTCGATAAGAAAACTTCAAGCTGGGTACAGACGCCGGCGGACATCCGTTCTCTCGGCGGAGCGCTGTTCTGCGACTATCGCTATGGGACGGTGTTTCTCTATCACAACGGAGCGGAATCCTATTATGCCGCCCGCGGCTTCCGCTGCCGGCTGCATGTGTGA
- a CDS encoding M23 family metallopeptidase: protein MVWMLAPIYLLLPLALLFNLWKTDYAGRKLLVMEWLACLMFMSYIFFLGPWAIYNHYLRWLWPVLFLVVSFFVWRRYPGLPVKGPEKNKPYRFSMGISIALFLYFGVITTGALTGYRMPEQEKAVDLAFPMEDGVFTVGHGGASTAINYHHDVAPQAYANDITQLHWWGMRASGLSPENLKKYRIYGTPLYSPCSGEVTTAVDRYDDLSPQEDPDEEASPAGNHVILSCDGTEGHLAHMKPGSVEVEEGQMVESGDRLGSVGNTGNTTEPHLHIHAERDGEGVPITFDGRFLKRNSLVFD, encoded by the coding sequence ATGGTTTGGATGTTGGCACCGATTTATCTCCTTCTTCCACTGGCACTTTTGTTCAATCTATGGAAGACGGATTATGCAGGCAGGAAGCTGCTCGTCATGGAATGGCTTGCCTGCCTGATGTTTATGAGCTACATATTCTTCCTTGGTCCGTGGGCCATTTATAATCATTATCTGCGCTGGCTCTGGCCGGTATTGTTCCTAGTCGTTTCCTTCTTCGTCTGGCGCAGGTACCCGGGGCTTCCGGTGAAAGGACCGGAGAAAAATAAGCCGTACCGCTTTTCCATGGGGATCAGTATCGCTCTCTTTCTCTACTTTGGTGTCATTACCACCGGCGCTTTGACCGGGTACAGGATGCCGGAACAAGAAAAGGCGGTGGATCTCGCTTTTCCGATGGAGGACGGGGTGTTTACGGTCGGTCACGGCGGGGCGAGTACGGCAATCAACTACCACCATGACGTTGCTCCTCAAGCCTACGCGAATGACATCACCCAGCTCCACTGGTGGGGGATGCGGGCGTCGGGACTGTCTCCGGAGAATTTGAAGAAATACCGCATTTACGGAACCCCTTTGTACAGCCCGTGCAGCGGCGAAGTGACAACGGCCGTCGATCGTTATGACGATCTATCCCCGCAGGAAGATCCGGATGAAGAGGCATCTCCAGCCGGGAACCACGTCATTTTATCCTGTGACGGGACGGAGGGCCATCTTGCTCATATGAAGCCGGGGAGTGTGGAAGTGGAAGAAGGTCAAATGGTCGAATCCGGTGACAGGCTCGGCAGCGTCGGTAATACGGGGAATACGACGGAACCTCATCTGCACATCCACGCGGAGAGAGATGGAGAAGGCGTTCCGATCACGTTTGACGGCAGATTTCTGAAGCGGAACAGTCTGGTCTTCGATTAA
- a CDS encoding CAT RNA binding domain-containing protein has translation MEIRKILNNNVVVSNNEADQEIVVMGRGCRRQVEFYTLCSFSLYTSAENMLFLFFIR, from the coding sequence ATGGAGATCAGGAAGATACTGAACAACAATGTCGTCGTGTCAAACAATGAGGCGGACCAGGAAATTGTCGTGATGGGACGGGGATGTAGACGTCAAGTCGAATTTTACACTTTATGCTCGTTTTCCCTTTACACTTCTGCTGAAAATATGCTTTTTCTATTTTTCATACGATGA
- the istB gene encoding IS21-like element IS643 family helper ATPase IstB — protein MNKTVQELQDQFRQLRLSETAEELPQLLREAEKSSWTYLEFLESITQYELAKREAKSLEKRMKWARFPFVKSLDEFELSGQNVLTARQLTQLRELSWLEQQYNLIILGPPGIGKTYIAIGLGIEAVSRGFNVYFVTMGDLVQLLKTEEYLNKSKVQLKRMRNADLVIIDDLMYMAMDQREANLFFHLINHLYERSSIILTSNKSPEEWGHLIGDQGITTAILDRLLHRVEVIHGGENEESHRMKNRKSIFSAEV, from the coding sequence ATGAACAAGACAGTACAAGAATTACAAGATCAGTTTCGTCAGTTACGGCTCTCAGAAACGGCGGAGGAGCTTCCACAGCTTCTTCGCGAAGCTGAAAAATCCTCATGGACCTACTTAGAATTTCTAGAATCGATTACGCAATATGAACTAGCAAAGCGTGAAGCAAAAAGCCTTGAAAAAAGAATGAAATGGGCACGTTTTCCTTTCGTTAAGTCGTTAGATGAGTTTGAACTGAGTGGTCAAAACGTTCTGACTGCCCGCCAACTAACTCAACTCAGAGAGTTAAGCTGGCTGGAACAGCAGTATAACTTAATTATTCTCGGGCCACCCGGCATAGGGAAAACGTATATTGCCATTGGACTGGGGATCGAAGCTGTTTCCAGGGGATTCAATGTTTACTTCGTTACAATGGGGGATCTTGTGCAGCTCTTAAAGACGGAAGAGTATCTGAACAAATCAAAGGTACAACTGAAACGAATGAGAAACGCTGACCTTGTGATTATTGATGACCTGATGTATATGGCGATGGATCAACGAGAGGCAAATCTGTTTTTTCATTTAATTAACCATTTATACGAACGAAGTTCGATCATTTTGACCTCAAATAAAAGTCCAGAGGAATGGGGGCATTTGATTGGCGACCAGGGGATTACGACAGCGATTTTAGATCGTTTACTCCATCGTGTGGAAGTTATACATGGCGGAGAGAATGAGGAAAGTCATCGTATGAAAAATAGAAAAAGCATATTTTCAGCAGAAGTGTAA
- the istA gene encoding IS21 family transposase, translating into MLYLNIKDLHKRKFKIAQIAKELKISRPTVYKYLEMTFEEAKAYTEQPIGKKKKLDSYKDWILAWLEEYPHLSAAQIHDWLLERYPDLAVGGSTVRSYVREVREVYQIEKKQLVRQYEAIPEQPMGKQLQVDWGETKQKTTDRKEIKLYFIAFVLAHSRQKYMEWQSRPFTTRDAIRCHENAFQFYGGCTEEIVYDQDHLITVSENAGQLLLTAEFQSYVNERKFTVHLCRRADPESKGMIENVVKYIKGNFADSRVFRDIEDWNQRALQWLKRTGNYQVHQTTKKRPAEVFLVEKQHLKPVSSLLSFESTNNQSISRSVSKDNTIRYKSNRYSVPLGTYQTNVDNHVLIEVTGQEPATLVIRKEAESEIIAEHCVSLEKGKLIQNRNHTRDRSKGVEEFKQRLVSFFENQTQAATYFDEISQRYPRYRRDQFAIIHQVIQQYPTVIGKVLAKCMREKLFSANDFRDIAQHIHKLPHDPLKEIKPFNTYSTRRCHIKASTRSLNAYTSILGGRSS; encoded by the coding sequence GTGTTGTATTTAAATATCAAAGACCTACATAAACGGAAGTTTAAAATAGCACAAATTGCTAAGGAGCTTAAGATCTCAAGACCAACTGTCTATAAATATTTAGAGATGACTTTTGAAGAAGCCAAAGCTTATACGGAACAACCGATTGGCAAGAAAAAGAAATTAGACAGCTACAAAGATTGGATACTCGCCTGGTTAGAAGAGTATCCCCACTTGAGTGCTGCACAGATACACGATTGGCTTTTAGAGAGATACCCCGACCTAGCGGTCGGTGGAAGTACAGTGAGGTCATATGTTAGAGAAGTCAGGGAAGTCTACCAAATTGAGAAGAAACAATTGGTTCGCCAATATGAGGCAATACCTGAACAACCAATGGGGAAACAACTCCAGGTAGACTGGGGTGAAACAAAACAGAAGACAACTGACCGTAAAGAGATTAAGTTGTATTTCATTGCGTTTGTACTCGCCCACTCCAGACAAAAGTATATGGAATGGCAGTCAAGACCATTTACCACGAGAGATGCGATTCGCTGCCATGAAAATGCCTTTCAATTCTACGGAGGGTGTACAGAAGAAATTGTATACGATCAGGATCATTTAATTACGGTTAGTGAAAATGCAGGACAGCTGCTTTTAACAGCTGAGTTTCAAAGTTATGTGAATGAACGTAAGTTTACGGTTCATTTGTGTAGGAGAGCTGATCCGGAATCTAAAGGAATGATTGAGAATGTAGTGAAGTACATTAAAGGCAATTTCGCAGACAGTCGAGTGTTCCGTGATATAGAGGATTGGAATCAGCGGGCCCTACAATGGCTAAAGCGTACCGGAAATTATCAAGTTCATCAGACAACAAAAAAAAGACCAGCCGAAGTGTTTCTCGTCGAAAAGCAACACTTAAAGCCGGTCTCTTCCCTACTTTCATTTGAAAGTACCAATAATCAAAGTATATCAAGAAGTGTAAGCAAGGACAATACAATCCGGTATAAGTCTAATCGATATTCCGTCCCTCTCGGGACTTATCAAACAAACGTTGATAATCATGTTTTGATTGAAGTGACAGGCCAAGAACCGGCGACGCTCGTAATTCGAAAGGAAGCAGAAAGTGAAATCATCGCCGAACACTGTGTCAGTTTAGAAAAAGGAAAGCTCATTCAAAACCGCAATCATACCCGTGATCGCTCCAAAGGGGTTGAAGAATTCAAACAACGGTTGGTCTCCTTTTTTGAAAATCAAACACAGGCAGCTACTTACTTTGACGAGATTAGCCAAAGATACCCAAGGTATCGTCGAGACCAGTTTGCGATCATTCACCAGGTCATCCAACAGTACCCAACGGTAATCGGAAAAGTATTAGCCAAATGTATGAGAGAAAAGCTGTTTAGTGCGAATGACTTTCGTGATATCGCCCAGCACATTCATAAATTACCTCATGACCCGCTAAAAGAGATAAAACCCTTTAATACCTATTCAACAAGACGTTGTCATATTAAAGCCTCTACTCGATCTTTAAATGCTTATACCAGCATTTTAGGAGGTCGATCATCATGA